A DNA window from Sylvia atricapilla isolate bSylAtr1 chromosome 6, bSylAtr1.pri, whole genome shotgun sequence contains the following coding sequences:
- the HRAS gene encoding GTPase HRas produces the protein MTEYKLVVVGAGGVGKSALTIQLIQNHFVDEYDPTIEDSYRKQVVIDGETCLLDILDTAGQEEYSAMRDQYMRTGEGFLCVFAINNTKSFEDIHQYREQIKRVKDSDDVPMVLVGNKCDLPARTVETRQAQDLARSYGIPYIETSAKTRQGVEDAFYTLVREIRQHKLRKLNPPDESGPGCMNCKCVVS, from the exons ATGACTGAATACAAGCTGGTGGTGGTGGGAGCAGGTGGTGTTGGGAAGAGTGCTTTGACGATACAGCTCATTCAGAACCATTTTGTTGATGAGTATGACCCCACAATAGAG GATTCCTACAGAAAGCAAGTAGTCATCGATGGAGAGACCTGTTTGTTAGACATCTTGGacactgcagggcaggaggagtaCAGTGCCATGAGAGACCAGTACATGCGAACGGGGGAAGGATTCCTGTGTGTCTTCGCCATCAACAACACCAAGTCCTTTGAAGATATTCACCAGTACAG GGAGCAGATCAAGAGGGTGAAAGACTCAGATGATGTTCCCATGGTGCTGGTGGGGAATAAATGTGACCTCCCTGCACGAACAGTGGAGACCCGGCAAGCGCAGGACCTGGCCCGGAGCTATGGGATCCCCTACATAGAAACGTCTGCCAAAACCAGACAG GGCGTTGAGGATGCCTTCTACACCTTGGTGCGGGAGATCCGGCAGCATAAGCTGCGCAAGCTGAATCCCCCGGACGAGAGCGGCCCCGGCTGCATGAACTGTAAATGTGTGGTATCGTGA